The genome window ACACCTATATCATCATCATGATCAATGGCCCATGTGTCACAGTTCCCAGATGAAATGTCCCACTCAACTTCTTTATCATCAAAGCCATCCATTTTGAGATCTGAATTTTGGCCTATATTAAAATCTTGTGATGACCGCtgattattttcttcaaattggcAAAGTATCTCCTTGAGAGTAGGAGAAATTTCATTCTTTGCAAGCATGTTCACCACCATCTCCTGAATAGATTCTAcatagaaaccaaaaaacatgGCTAAAAGAGAAGAGCACTGAAAAGCGGGAAGGGGGCTTGAGGGGGGGGCTTGAGGTAAATCCAACAAGAGAGATTCTAATCTCGCACACCTTTGGCAAAAGAGAGATCAATCAAATCTGAGGAATTACTATGCAATGAACATGATCTGCACATCCCTGGAACTTCGTAAGAATCAAAAATCACCTGGCATCCTCCATATACTCCAAGGTTATTTAATAGCAGACCCTTGGCTCCACCTTCATCACACTGTGCAGATGATTGGTGATAAAGAGGATCGACCGTGAATGCAACTAAAAATGACAAAATGGATCAAATTAGAAACTTAAAAAGCTGAAGATGATAATGACCAAAGTGGGTAGCCTATGTTGTAAAGTTACCATCAAGCTTCTTTACGTTCAGAGCTTCAAAGGAGGATTCCAATGTCGATAGTGGCGATATCTGTTCAAACCACATCCAATACTTTGCCCTTGCCGTCAAATTTTCTAATACagtataattaaaaaataaaaatccataCCTTCCTCTCCAACTCTTTCTTAGACTGACCCCTACCCTGCTCGTTGTTGACATTGTCATCCCTCCTAGTAGTTTCTGTCAGTCACCAAAGCCCTTGATTAGGAAACTGACCAAAATCAAAGAAGCACTGAACCTCCAAGCTATGAAATCCCAAAACTGCCAGAACTAAAGAGAAATATACCAAACCCATCACTCAAAAACAATTACAGGCCTAAGCCAATGTCTAAAGGCACCAACCTTGTTCATCTTCCAGACTGGCTCGATTCATCCCACTTAGGACCTTATATGCCTCAGCATGCACTGAATCCACCCTCACCGCATAAATTTTCACCCCTGCTTCCAGTGTGCAACTTGCCTAGTCactcaaaattaataataataatatcccCATAAGTACATAAACCCCAACAATATCTCCAACACCAACCATTTCAGAATAAGTGCTCCGCACCTTCTGGAAATTAGTCTCTGTGTCATTTTCGGCTTCAACTTTAATAATCTCGCTAAGATGATCTATAAGCTTAAGCTCCCACGTGTTCTTCTGGTTTATTTTCTAGAATacacaaaggaaaaaacacaaaacaaatcaCAATATACTCACATAAATAAGAAAGAGCAACTCCGCATGGGAGTATAAAATTTTTCAGGAAGCTAAGAAAACTTTGGACAACAAAAGAAAGTGAATGAACCTCATGTgctgttctttttttctttagcaaagaaaaaactgaGAAAGATATCCAATTAAGCATAACTTTTAAAGTATACGTTTATTATGCCATGTCCTAAATAAGACACTTCAACattcaaaaaggaaagaaagaactAACTCTCGTTCACTTTCCTTTCCAGCATTTTCTCCGCAACCAAACACAGCCTAATAAATTAAGTACTAAATAATAGCAATAATAAATTACAGATAGTGCATTATAGAAAGCACTGTTGAAGAAACTACAAAGCATATTACTCAAAATAAACAGCaacacatatttatatatatatgcacagATAAACAGAAAGAGAGTGTGTGTGGTACGGACATTTTCGCTGGCGAGTTTGACGCAGTTCTGGAAGAGGTCGATAATCTGTTCTCTACTGAGACAAGGATCGCTAGGCGGAGAAAAAGGAGCGGAAACTGTAGCCGCTTTGCGACGATTGGCGGCGGCGCGTGCGGCGCGTGCCTGGGCGCGTTCGAGCTGGTCGTCGTTGGAGCCCAGAACGAATAGCGGACTGGTCGGTGACTGGGAACGGTTCGCCATGGAAGCTCTATTCCTTAACGCTGTAGACGGTTTTGTACTCAATGTCTCAGCCATTGATGAGTATcgacatgagagagagagagagagagagagagagcagaaggAGAGAGGAGAATTTGAAAAGAGGGAAAATGGTGGTTACGTTTTGGGTTTGTAATAGAAAACGGTGGCGTTTTGCTCCGTAGTTCTGATCTCAAGAATAATGACGACGTACCGTTTTCTCAGTTCCCGCCACCGTGGACAAGTGAATTGATATACGACATGTCGTTTCATCCTGGAATTCCAACCCCTTCTTCACGCAAATGCCATTCCGCATTTCTCGCTTTTATTATTGTGGGCTTTATAggcataaaccctaaaccctttcCCGTACATCTCATTTTATTGACGACtatcttcatcttccttcCGTATTTTTCTGGTTTTCCAGGTTTCGATCTCTACTCATTCTTCATTtatacatttttgttttattttgtgttcGTCTGGCAAGAAATTTATTTaagcaaacaaaagaaaaaagaaattttggtgaaaaaTCGACAATTTGGATCTTAGTTTTTCTTGCTTACACGTTCTGTGTTTACTGTCTAGGGCACAAAATTTGTGATTTGCAAGTTGGGTTCATATTCTATTCCGATGTTTCTccaattttcttgtttataaATTACTATGTTATGTTTGGCGGCTGTGAAAATTttaggaaaaggaagaaataagAATGCCTTCCTTTTCcttattcctttttgttcattttagTTTAGTTTGGTGAAACCCATATAGGAGATTCACAATGTGGGGCTCATTTTTTGCTGTATTTGGACGTTTTCACTTTTCTGCGTTGTGCCCCTTTCTGGTTGCTCAGAAAGTTTTGGAAAGGGAACCAATTTCTTTATCAAGCTTACTTGAGTGCCAGTTCTCCATCTGTGGAAGTGGAAACAACTCTGATtgccaatttctttttttttttttgttctcatttttctcagaAATCAAGAGGAAATAGAACCGATGAGAATATGCTTGTGTTTCTTTTCTAGTCGTGTTTATGTATTGTTTCTTTCATAATATACCTTGCACCATGCTTTCTCCTTTTGATCTCCGTATTTCTGTTCATCAATGAACATCTAGCTTACTCCTGCAATTTCTGCCTCTCGTTTGTAGCAAGAGGAAGAATTGAAtgatttaatttgattttctaacATTGGCATTTAACTTGTACACACTCAGCATTCacaaatatgaatatgaaaaatatgaaagttCCCAAAGTGCCTGGTCGTGGGATTGCTACTTTGCTTACAGTGGGAGTTGTTGGTGCTCTTGGTATATATGGAATTAACAATAGTCTCTACAATGTCGATGGAGGGCATCGGGCCATTGTGTTCAATCGTCTTGTTGGTATCAAAGACAAGGTTAATACTTTCCTCATACTCTTGTACTTAGGAAATATGTACTTTTGTTGGTAATTCTTTTCCTTAAGAATAGCATATCTGTAGTCAGACATGACTTAGGGTCCTCATATATTTCCCATTTTCTATTGTTGACACATGAAAGAATTAAAGTTTTGTCATCAAGACCATTTGGCATCAGTTGAGCTTAGAAATAGGAAGAACTACTTAATTAGCCTATAACTTGCCTGAGAATGGAGTTATTTGTTTTAAGTTTAGATGATTCGCAACATATAGGTAGTTTTAAAAGTGGTTGATGAACACGTTTGTCATGACCTAAGGAAGCGTATATTTTAAAAGGGCTAGTCAATAATGAGATTCCTTATAACCCCTTATATAGCTCACGTTGAGACAACCTATGTGGGATTCAGCACACCATTGCACAACACATAGAAGCCAAAGTGGAATATCACAATACTATAGATTTAACAATTTTGTTCTATATTTGTGTGCCTTCCATAATTATTCCTGTAGTatgtattttccttttttttcttttctaaattcTGTATCTACTGTGTCTATACTATACAATATACTTACCTCTTAAAATTGCAGGTTTATCCTGAAGGGACACACCTGATAATCCCATGGTTTGAGAGGCCAGTCATCTATGATGTCCGTGCACGACCACATCTAGTGGAGAGTACTTCTGGAAGCCGTGACCTCCAGATGGTATGTAgatttcttatttcttttccataaAAATTGTGGTTAATGCCTGAAATGATGTTTATTTGACTAATCTCTTTGTCAAAACCAATGGGCACTTACCTTGGACTCCTCTTGTGTGTTTTGCATTATATGGTGTTTATTATTCTCCCCATCAGATCTCAACAGTTTCAGAATTCTTATGAAATCTTGATGTTCTTAACTCCCACTCCCACCTATATGTTCGGCACCCATTTTTCCTCTCGCTATAGATAAACCTATAGGTGAACCTGTTCTACCCATGTAGATTTCCAGTGAAGTGTCTATAATGTTGATTACAATGCATAGGTTAAAGGGGGACAGTTATAGTTAATTTTGtgtaaaatgaaatttttctgattttttttgtacattaatatgttttttgGTGTTTCTTTTCAGGTGAAAATAGCACTTCGAGTTCTGACCCGCCCTGTGCCAGACCAGTTACCTACAGTGTATCGAACTCTTGGGGAGAATTATAATGAGAGGGTCCTGCCTTCAATTATCCATGAAACTTTGAAAGCTGTTGTTGCACAGTATAATGCCAGTCAACTCATTACTCAGAGAGAGGTAAGCAGAAGGCTTATATTTATCCTTTAGCTATAATTAgaattgtgttttgttttgtttgatttttcttgtcGTTGGTCattatttcaatttgttttcttgcttCCCTTCTCACCTCTCTCGCCCACAACTCTGTATTGGGTTTTCTTGTTTACATTTTAGGTAATGAAATGCGGTTTGCTTACAATTATGCGTTTTTCAGCAGGTTgtaaatatatgaaattttaaCTCAAGAAAACAAGCTTAACAGCTCAATTTACCAGGGGAATTAATGAATTATTACTGCTAACATAACGAATTGTTTAAAaccagaaaggaaaaaaatgaaatacttGATTAGTTTGGTAATCAGCAGCAAGCTATTCTTAAAAGTGAAATTTTGCTTCGCAAACCAGTACCCTTTTTTTCCAAATCAACATATTTATAAGTGAAATCCATGTATAGTAATAATTACAAGTGCTTTCGACTTAATGTGCAAGTTTTGAGCTCTTGGTTTCATCCTTCTCAGCTAAAGTTAAAAGTTCAGTAGCTAGAGGGAAGTTTTTCTTGGATTATTGTGCTTTGTAAGTGATTCATTATTTCTGATTTGACTAAAATGGTTGATTTCCACAATTCAAATCCTTTGAAGGGTCTTGTATTATCTGAGGCATAAGTTGAAGATATTACTTCACTCCTTTCTGACAAAGTTTGTACACTTTAGTTGTGTATATTATCTAAGGGATAAGTTGAAGATGGTATTCCAGGTGACACTGACTGActgaattctttttattttgtaggcTGTTAGTAGGGAAATAAGGAAAATTTTGACAGAGAGGGCAGCATATTTCAATATCGCGATGGATGATGTGTCGATTACTAGCCTGACTTTTGGAAAGGAGTTTATGATTGCAATTGAAGCCAAGCAGGTGGCTGCACAAGAAGCTGAGAGGGCTAAGTTTGTTGTGGATAAAGCTGAACAAGACAAGAAAAGTGCTGTTATCAGAGCAGAGGTAATTCCTCCAATTTgatcattatttttatttagagCTTTCAGAAAGTCTTTATTTCTCCTTAATTTTGGTTGAGCAGTTCTCCTCCTTTGAATTAAATGTCTGACTCTTTTTGTTGCCCTGCTCTCCAGGGTGAAGCCACAAGTGCCAAGCTCATTGGTGAAGCCATTGCCAACAATCCGGCATTTATCACTCTCAGGAAGATTGAGGCTGCAAGAGAAATTGCGCAAGTTATCTCCAATTCATCAAACAAGGTTTTCTTGAACTCCGAAGATCTTTTGTTAAACCTTCAGGAGATGAATCTGTAGTTAAGTGAGGAAAGGAGATTACAAACTCAGCGGTGAACATGGTAGGCTTGAACTTATAATAATCCCTACTTCgctttgtttataaaattgtttgaCTGAGGAGATATATCACAAACTCAGCGGTGAACAAATTAGACGGTTGTTTTGTGATGTAATGGTTTTGTGAAACAAAGGAATTCCAAATATTTCAGCtttttcgaccaaaaaatagaaatatttCAGCTGtttattacttttttcaaTTAAGATGCTCGAGTTTCATGTGAATACTGGTTTTTACTTTCTTGACAAAAGCAGCGATCGATGTTGTGCTGTGTATGCTCTCTTTTCTATTTGATGTTCAATGTTTCCATCGGAAGTAAATTGTCCATATCCCTAATGCCAATGTGGGGCATGGTCTTCCTTTGGGACTTCATCACTATGAGTTTGTTCCTGACTGTCGTGCTAGCATTTTGTTGGATGATGAGTTGGGGAGGGCCCATGATAGGGCTGTGCCTGTTTAATCTTTTCTCTTCCTTGGCTTTGGCCTCCCAgtaaccaaaaaacaaaattgtccATGGCCCTGTTTGTGGGGTAAAAATACTACGAGGGAGGGAGGGTGAATTAAAGTGACGTCAATGTTGAGGTGGCTACTAAGTAGAGTATTAATCTCTGCATTTGATGCATTTGAGGTCTTAAGTTCCAACTCTACCATCcccaatatcacttgtattcatttagaatttaaaatatttaaaattttgttagacGGGTGTTGCTTGGTGGAATTTGGAATGGAAGTAAcatagaaaatcaaataattcaaGCCATGATGATCTTTGGAGATTGGAGGTTGCACTGACATTtgacataaattaaaaagtaaaaaaatttaaaagaagagGATGACTTGACTCAATTGGTAAAGATCATATCCTGACtgccaaaaataatttaaaaaaacacaatcatcTTTATGTACTTGGGATGAACAATCATATAGCCAAGTGTTCAAAGGCATTAGAACACACTTTTTTACGTTTTTACAGTTGAATTCTGATTACAAACTTGCCATACTTTTTTTTCGGTCAATCCTTTTCACTGTTGACGGGGGGAAAATTGTTGAGAAATCTTCTGTGGAAATGCTTGCAATGACCTTTAGAGCCCGTGATTCACTCTTTAAGTCAGAGAATAATCTAATTAACCATCTGCTAGCTAACTGGAACTTCTCATGAGGGAAGCTACTATACATCCCAACATTGCACCTGCAAGAACCTGCAGCCACATCAATGGAAACAAAACAGAGATGCAAGTTATGATCATATATTCTCAAGTTTCTGACCATTAATGTCCTCATCATTTTGTAACCATTGCATGAATGAAAATGAACAAGTAAAATGCGACAAACCTGCAATGGAGTATGACCAAGTGAATCGCGTAGAGGTCTAACACTAGAAACTGGGTGTTCTGGAGGTAGCTCACAtactatttgatttaataacTGCAATAAGCATCATAATGCGTCgcattataaattataattataataaaacaaGCATAAGCACAAAGCATACAGCTACAATTACACAAGTTACCTAAAAAAAGTAAACAGTTAATAACCACCACAACAAAATTACTAtttaaaagaaggaaataaaaCCAAGgtatatgaataaaaaatgaagattCATAACTTCAATGATATGACATACTTATTGAAAACCACTAGTCCTCCCCTGTCTAGAATTTCAGATAAAGTTTACACTTTGGACACATAGCAACACACAACCAAGACATAATGGATGCATCATTATATGGCTGTTTTTCCCCCTCTAACATAAAAGTGCCTATGCAATACATGTGTACATATATGGATAAACAAAATAAGTCAAAAATAACTTCGAAAACTTTAgggcaagaagaaaaaatatcacATTTTCTGCACGTGTTCATGTGTGCAGCATGTTTGCGTTCCCTAGCACTGCCTTGTCCACGTGTCAGTACCATGTCCATCAAGAATTTTGTCACAAGAGTCATATCCAGGAGAAAGCATATTTAAAAATGAGTATGATGGGATGTGAATGGCTGTATCGCTATTTAGGCATATACTGCAATCCTAAatagatgaaaaaaaaacctctcctTCCTAGTTGCACGTATTTTATCACACATATAAGCACCCTAAAATAAGTCGGTATTCCCTTATAATTGATAGATCATTAGACTGACATAAACTCTAATGGCAACATTGCCTGTAATCTTTGGCCATCATAATAATACATGTCTATATTTCACCCTTAGGTTCAGGCAGCAGTTGTGTATCAGTCTTACAGCTGGGGATGTTTCTTAGGCCCCAAATACACTGTAATATTGATAAAAGTGTTGCCAAAACTCCAACTTGACAAGCCttaaaaagataagaaaatgTTACAGGAAACAATCCTTGAGTAATAATAAATTCTTGAGAATTTCGCCCTTAGATTCAGGAGGTATGTATGCCCAGTCATACAGCTTGTATTGTAATATTGACAAAGATGTTGTCAACAGTCTAGCTTGACACATTACAAAGAGCAGTAACTTCAGAGAAAATGTTGCAGAAAAACAATACACAATTAGCAATTACTAGCACTCAAAtagaaatgaatattttaaaagatttatAGAGAACAATTATCACATAGCATCtacgaaaaagaaaatataagctTCCTGCAAAAAAGGAAGCATATATTCACTCAGTATGATCCCCTTATCCCCAAGCTTATTTGACAAACTTCACAAAACAACCCCCATACATTAGATAGTACAATTGTATGTGCGCTGTCAAGTGTCAACAGGGGATATTGATGactagggaaaaaaaaattcttactTCAGCTTGACGACCAGCATGGAGTCTTACACCAGTAGCATCATACATGACCTGCAAGAAACAGTCATTTTAAATACAGGCAACCCAACTCCATGAGAAATCATGGATGGTTTGTAAAACTATGGACAGTGACGGAAACCAAACTGAGAATGATGtaatacaaatttaaaaaatgatcaTTTCTCATCTTTTTATCAAGTATAAGTAACACAAAAAGTTGAAAGCTGAGGATATAGTCATGATCTTcttaaattataattagctGAGATTGTGGTTTCCATGTTTCATCTTTGTTTGAGGTCACTTACCTTAACAATTTCACCTAGAGTAATTTATGTACCAAGGGTTTCAAGGCTACAAATATAACTGTTCAAACATCATCTTATGAAGGGAAAGACTCATATTTTCTCAGGGGAAAGAAACTACTGAGCGCATTTAGATTTTGAAGTAGACATAGTTAAATTATAAGCGATAAGAAAATACCAGTAAAAGGCTTCATTATATTTTTACATTTATATTATTCATTTGATGGTGCACAAATGTGTCAAAGGTCAACCTTTTTGGGATgtattttttcctctcttcaACTAAATAAGCTTTTTTTGTCCAAGTGCAGTTGATTAAGTTGTACAGAACTAAGATAAATGATTCTAAATAATTGATAGACACTACAATCACAAACAGAAAGTTGATGATGAACGAACAAGGCTTAATCCCCTTACAGAAGTATGATGAATGACTGTGTGCAGTCATAAACGGACAACTGAAGTTTCAGAGTATGACATTACATAGAAGAACTCCGGATATCTAATCAATCGAGAGTGTAACAAGCTTAAAACAAGCAAGTAAAGGGAATTTTGACATTATGTTGAGATTTCACATCCCAACAGAAAGCCTTTAAACATGAGCATGCATGCCTACACAAAAAGAATGAACAAGACCTGGTTAAGAGTTACATACAACACATGCCAAAACCACTGCAATGGCAAAGGCCGATCCTCCAGTTCCTTCCTGGAAACCAATAGCAACTGCCAGAGCTGTCACAGTAGCTGAATGCGACGAGGGCATTCCTCCTGACCCAAGCATCCTTCTAGAGTCCCATCTTTTCTCTTTGTACCTGCACGTCTACGAgtaaatatttgaaaaactgagcaaacaacaaaatttataaacatagccaaaatagtgaaaagaaaatggcATAACAAAGAgacaaataaattaacaaatacCAAATGGTGAATGTAATGTGAAGCAAAAACATTTTTTGGCTACTGCCAAAATGGTGCATGTAAATTAACGTCATCATCCAATTCAGTCAAACCATCACATAATTTCACAAAACGAAAAGGACCCATTATCACCCATCAAGAAATTGCCTAAAAATGCCAAATAACAAATCAATGAACTTTGCCTTACACGTTTAGAAGCCGAAAAAATagcagaaaaaaaataaagatgtcATAAATCTACAAACTTAAACTTGACCCAGATACAGCCAGACATAGAATTACAAgttacacagagagagagagagagagagagagagagagaatattaCCAGGTGGTGAAGAGCTTGAGAAACTGAGCGAGAGCGAAGGAGAGGAAGGCAGAGAGGAGAGGGAGATTAGAAGGAATGATGGAGGTCTGTGATGATGTAGATCCATTCGATGAGGCATCAGCGGCCGTGATCACCTCGTCCATGGAAGCACCAATTACCTGAGTCAGGtgggaagaagagaagaggagatagatgcaaaaataaaaataaaaaaggaaaagaaatgaaacCGCGTGGTTGAGTTCCGTAgccaaactttgttttttcttgtttttaattgTTTCCGGCTCTATCCATAATTCTGCTTTGCACCCTTTCAcctacaaatattatataaattcaGAATTTGTAATCTTTCTCGAAACCCAACCCATAGACGGTACACCCCAACTATTTGATGTGTTTATATTTGATTCAATGTTGGGTGCTACAAGTTTGTTCAGAAATTCTGTGTATGCACAagttgcatttgaaataaaggaTAAATTGTCGAAATGCCCTTTGAAGTTGtacttaattattaatttattttctgattatttttataaaaaattaaggattcgaactaaatttttttctcaactttcccTCTATTGACTAAATTCttaacatttcatccaatttgccTTTAAATATGAggacaaattggtcatttcatatgttaaaaataattaaatactgtaaaataaaatagtacgacgtataaaataaaaaaaatcattttaataaatagagGGGTGGGACCCACCCaccctttcttctctctctctacgaCCAAACCccttcttccctctctctaCGACTCCCTCTCTATGCCATTctacccatctctctctctctctctctctctctctctatgcgACCAAACCCATCAGCCCCCACCCTCCAAACAGCCCCGTTTTATTCATATCTTGAATCCATTGATGAGTTGTGCGATTTGGAGTCGAGATTTTGGGTGAAGGGGCAATGAACTTGTGAGGTGAAGAGGTCTAGACCTTTAAGGCTATGGGGGAAAAATCATAGGGGAAATGGCGCGAatgggtttgggtttgtgGGTAGGGATagggttttcttttatgttttttggaTGTTGGGTGGGTTGAGGGTGAGGAAGAGGCTGGTTCACTGGCTGCTATGATTTCAATTGAGGATTGGAGTGGCTGAGCTGGGGGATGAGGAGGAGTTGTTCTGGGTTGGTGAGATGAGGGGCTGGCTGTGGTGATGAGGAGAGGTGTGATGGAGATGGTGGGGAAGAAAGGTGATGGCTGTGgggagggtttttttttcgttctcttttctttaattattttccaaaaaaatattttatttttaattatttaactgaaaattggatgaaatgttgagaaTTTGGTTGGCAGGGGGAATTTGAGAATAACATTTAGTTCGAGTccttaattttgtatttaaaaaaggTCATGGGATAAATTGATAATTAGGTACATGTTTTTTGGATGTAGGGTGGGTTGCCGGTGAGGAAAAGGCTGGTTCACTGGCTGCTGTGATTTCAATCGAGGATTGGAGTAGCATTGTGGGGATAGGGAGGAGTTGTTTTGGGTTGGTGAGATGAGGGGCTGGCTGTGGTCATGAGGAAAGGTGTGATGGCGATGCTGGAGAAGAAAGGCAATGGTTGTGgggagggtttttttttcctttctctttgctttaattttttcccaaaaaaaaaaatttatttttaatcatttaACTGAAagttggatgaaatgttgagaaTTTGGATGACATGGGGGAAATTGAGAATAAAATTTAGTTCGAGTccttaattttgtatttttaaaaaatgtcatgggataaattaataattaggTACAAGTTCATGAGGCATTTCAGCAGTTTACccttaaaataaaaggccACAGTTGAATGCTTTGAAGAGGGTTATGTTGACAATAATATTGGTCCAAATTGGAAAGATAAGATGCAATCAAGAGAAATAAGTGAAGagacaaatttttttgatatCCTTCAAGCTTAGACAGAGGTGGGGTGGTACATTAATACCAAATGAAAAGTTCGGATGTCAAATTATTAATGAGTGTTGTTAAacgaaccttaaaattaattgagtacaccttatttcattcaaaatgtaaaattaaccaAGTACActctatttaactaccaaaaatatatCTGGTACACTCTAATACACTCTATCACACAAcactaaatttaaaagaatcaAAGAACCTGAAGCttatttaaacaaaataaatttcaaattatttcaGAATGCAAAGAAATAAGGAAATGGAATAGAAGTTATGCTTGA of Prunus dulcis chromosome 4, ALMONDv2, whole genome shotgun sequence contains these proteins:
- the LOC117626566 gene encoding condensin complex subunit 2-like, whose amino-acid sequence is MAETLSTKPSTALRNRASMANRSQSPTSPLFVLGSNDDQLERAQARAARAAANRRKAATVSAPFSPPSDPCLSREQIIDLFQNCVKLASENKINQKNTWELKLIDHLSEIIKVEAENDTETNFQKASCTLEAGVKIYAVRVDSVHAEAYKVLSGMNRASLEDEQETTRRDDNVNNEQGRGQSKKELERKISPLSTLESSFEALNVKKLDVAFTVDPLYHQSSAQCDEGGAKGLLLNNLGVYGGCQVIFDSYEVPGMCRSCSLHSNSSDLIDLSFAKESIQEMVVNMLAKNEISPTLKEILCQFEENNQRSSQDFNIGQNSDLKMDGFDDKEVEWDISSGNCDTWAIDHDDDIGVDHENRSFGDPTFQSHHEVNNSGTSYEADVGDRFERVSAFLFQGLGLNSKKNAWAGPDHWKYWRPKGSEEAPATQSKPTTKRTKKKDHKEVDLDFTTSLYKEFPDIFAPPKNFKSLLLPANTVPCSNRLPEDCHYQPEDLAKLFLLPDVLFFGKRRRHHTDDNSWEQSNNFDEAFPSWDNESVCSGQYGDGCVHSNVEDTDTLVSQPRQVSKIEVQYDRTSKRVDVHALRETLWGHMQESAEVPSAELKDTISFKHILVTFPVNCRAAAPEDISPHLCFICLLHLANEYGLSIHDCPSLDDLSIHLPSRSNSDGVEQPSS
- the LOC117626770 gene encoding prohibitin-1, mitochondrial-like, translated to MNMKNMKVPKVPGRGIATLLTVGVVGALGIYGINNSLYNVDGGHRAIVFNRLVGIKDKVYPEGTHLIIPWFERPVIYDVRARPHLVESTSGSRDLQMVKIALRVLTRPVPDQLPTVYRTLGENYNERVLPSIIHETLKAVVAQYNASQLITQREAVSREIRKILTERAAYFNIAMDDVSITSLTFGKEFMIAIEAKQVAAQEAERAKFVVDKAEQDKKSAVIRAEGEATSAKLIGEAIANNPAFITLRKIEAAREIAQVISNSSNKVFLNSEDLLLNLQEMNL
- the LOC117625784 gene encoding uncharacterized membrane protein YuiD-like, which gives rise to MDEVITAADASSNGSTSSQTSIIPSNLPLLSAFLSFALAQFLKLFTTWYKEKRWDSRRMLGSGGMPSSHSATVTALAVAIGFQEGTGGSAFAIAVVLACVVMYDATGVRLHAGRQAELLNQIVCELPPEHPVSSVRPLRDSLGHTPLQVLAGAMLGCIVASLMRSSS